A window of Vibrio ishigakensis contains these coding sequences:
- the leuS gene encoding leucine--tRNA ligase — MQEQYNPQDIEQKVQQHWDNNKTFVVSEDPNKEKFYCLSMFPYPSGRLHMGHVRNYTIGDVISRFQRLQGKNVMQPIGWDAFGLPAENAAVKNKTAPAPWTYENIEYMKNQLKLLGFGYDWNREFATCTPEYYRWEQEFFTKLYEKGLVYKKTSSVNWCPNDLTVLANEQVEDGCCWRCDTPVVQKEIPQWFIKITEYAQELLDDLDNLEGWPEMVKTMQRNWIGRSEGVELKFQVAGQEDLEVYTTRPDTLMGVTYVGIAAGHPLAAAAAENNPELAAFIEECKNNKVAEAELATMEKKGMATGLTAIHPLNGREVPVFVANFVLMDYGTGAVMAVPAHDQRDYEFATKYGLDIVPVIKPVDDSELDISEEAYTEKGVLFDSGEFDGLEFQAAFDAIAAKLEAEGKGTKTVNFRLRDWGVSRQRYWGAPIPMVTTEDGEVHPVPADQLPVILPEDVVMDGVTSPIKADKSWAETTFNGEPALRETDTFDTFMESSWYYARYCSPQADDILDPEKANYWLPVDQYIGGIEHAVMHLLYSRFFHKLLRDAGYVTSDEPFKQLLCQGMVLADAFYHTNEKGTKEWIAPTEVKVERDGKGNIVSAIDSQERTVEHSGMIKMSKSKNNGIDPQEMVDKYGADTVRLFMMFASPADMTLEWQESGVEGANRFLKRVWKLVREHSEKGAAVAVDAAALTGNQKALRRDVHKTIAKVSDDISRRQTFNTAIAAIMELMNKLAKAPQESEQDRAILDEALKAVVVMLYPITPHICFEMWTAMGETDIDNAAWPIFDEKALVEDEKLIVVQVNGKLRAKLTVAADATKEQVEELGLNDENVTKFTEGKTVRKVIYVPGKLLNIVAN; from the coding sequence ATGCAAGAACAATACAACCCGCAAGATATTGAACAAAAAGTTCAACAGCACTGGGACAACAACAAGACCTTTGTTGTAAGTGAAGACCCAAACAAAGAAAAATTCTACTGTTTATCAATGTTCCCATACCCAAGTGGCCGACTGCACATGGGTCACGTGCGCAACTACACCATTGGTGACGTTATTTCCCGTTTCCAGCGCCTGCAAGGTAAAAACGTAATGCAACCAATCGGTTGGGATGCATTCGGTCTGCCTGCTGAAAACGCAGCTGTGAAAAACAAGACAGCGCCTGCGCCTTGGACTTACGAAAACATCGAATACATGAAGAACCAGCTTAAACTGCTGGGCTTTGGTTACGACTGGAACCGTGAATTCGCAACCTGTACTCCTGAGTACTACCGTTGGGAACAAGAGTTCTTCACTAAGCTATACGAAAAAGGCTTGGTTTATAAGAAGACCTCTTCTGTAAACTGGTGTCCAAACGACCTTACTGTACTTGCTAACGAGCAGGTAGAAGATGGTTGCTGCTGGCGTTGTGACACTCCAGTAGTACAAAAAGAGATCCCTCAGTGGTTCATCAAGATCACTGAATACGCTCAAGAGCTTCTAGACGACCTAGACAACCTTGAAGGCTGGCCTGAGATGGTTAAAACCATGCAGCGCAACTGGATCGGTCGCTCTGAAGGCGTTGAGCTAAAATTCCAAGTAGCGGGTCAAGAGGACCTAGAGGTGTACACCACACGTCCTGATACCCTAATGGGTGTAACTTACGTGGGCATCGCAGCGGGTCACCCTCTTGCAGCAGCTGCAGCTGAAAACAACCCAGAGCTTGCGGCTTTCATCGAAGAGTGTAAGAACAACAAGGTTGCTGAAGCGGAACTTGCAACAATGGAGAAGAAAGGTATGGCGACCGGCCTTACTGCTATTCACCCATTGAACGGTCGTGAAGTACCTGTATTTGTAGCAAACTTCGTACTGATGGATTACGGTACGGGCGCTGTAATGGCGGTACCTGCACACGACCAACGTGACTACGAGTTCGCAACTAAGTACGGTCTAGACATCGTTCCTGTAATCAAGCCTGTTGACGACAGCGAGCTAGATATATCAGAAGAAGCGTACACTGAGAAAGGCGTACTATTCGATTCAGGCGAGTTCGACGGTCTTGAATTCCAAGCCGCGTTTGATGCAATCGCAGCTAAGCTAGAAGCTGAAGGTAAAGGTACTAAGACAGTAAACTTCCGTCTACGTGACTGGGGTGTATCTCGTCAGCGTTACTGGGGTGCTCCAATCCCAATGGTAACTACCGAAGACGGTGAAGTTCACCCAGTACCAGCAGACCAACTTCCAGTAATTCTCCCTGAAGATGTGGTAATGGATGGTGTAACTAGCCCAATCAAGGCAGACAAGTCTTGGGCTGAGACCACCTTCAACGGCGAGCCAGCTCTACGTGAAACAGATACCTTCGATACCTTCATGGAATCATCTTGGTACTACGCGCGTTACTGCTCTCCACAAGCTGACGACATCCTAGATCCAGAAAAAGCGAACTACTGGCTACCTGTAGACCAATACATTGGTGGTATCGAGCACGCAGTAATGCACCTGCTTTACTCTCGCTTCTTCCACAAACTGCTACGTGACGCAGGTTACGTAACCTCTGACGAGCCGTTCAAGCAACTACTTTGCCAAGGTATGGTGCTGGCTGATGCCTTCTATCACACCAACGAGAAAGGCACTAAAGAGTGGATCGCACCGACTGAAGTTAAGGTTGAGCGCGACGGTAAAGGTAACATCGTTTCGGCTATCGACTCACAAGAGCGAACTGTTGAGCACTCGGGCATGATCAAGATGTCTAAGTCGAAGAACAACGGTATCGACCCACAAGAGATGGTAGACAAGTACGGTGCTGACACAGTACGTCTATTCATGATGTTTGCATCACCTGCAGACATGACTCTAGAGTGGCAAGAGTCTGGTGTTGAGGGTGCAAACCGCTTCCTTAAGCGTGTTTGGAAACTGGTTCGTGAGCACTCAGAGAAAGGTGCAGCGGTTGCAGTTGATGCAGCAGCACTAACTGGCAACCAAAAAGCACTTCGTCGCGACGTTCACAAGACTATCGCTAAAGTGTCTGATGACATCTCACGTCGTCAAACCTTCAACACAGCTATCGCAGCTATCATGGAGCTGATGAACAAGCTAGCTAAGGCTCCACAAGAGTCTGAGCAAGACCGTGCAATCCTAGATGAAGCGCTAAAAGCCGTTGTAGTAATGCTTTACCCTATCACTCCACACATCTGTTTCGAAATGTGGACTGCTATGGGTGAAACAGACATCGACAACGCTGCATGGCCAATCTTCGATGAGAAAGCACTGGTTGAAGATGAAAAACTTATCGTTGTTCAGGTAAACGGCAAGCTTCGCGCTAAGCTAACCGTTGCAGCAGACGCAACCAAAGAGCAGGTTGAAGAGCTTGGCCTTAACGATGAAAACGTTACTAAGTTCACAGAAGGTAAAACTGTACGTAAGGTTATTTACGTACCAGGGAAACTTCTAAACATTGTTGCGAACTAA
- the ybeD gene encoding DUF493 family protein YbeD, producing MQEQPKLRDLLEFPCRFTYKVMGYAKPELPDLVLEVIQRHAPGNYSPTVRPSGKGTYNAVSVTITATSIEQVETLYKELGEIDIVRMVL from the coding sequence ATGCAAGAGCAGCCAAAACTAAGAGATCTTTTAGAGTTCCCATGCCGATTTACCTACAAGGTAATGGGTTACGCTAAACCTGAGCTGCCTGATTTGGTATTGGAAGTCATTCAGCGCCACGCTCCAGGTAACTACAGCCCAACAGTACGTCCAAGTGGCAAAGGCACCTACAATGCCGTATCTGTCACCATCACCGCTACTTCTATCGAGCAGGTAGAGACGCTTTATAAAGAGCTAGGCGAGATCGACATCGTGCGTATGGTGCTTTAA
- the lipB gene encoding lipoyl(octanoyl) transferase LipB, with protein MPSPTDLEQRLEIKFLGRQDYLPVWEKMHQFTDERDENTADQVWIVEHNPVFTQGQAGKEEHVLNAGDIPIVKSDRGGQVTYHGPGQMVVYFLLNLRRKGIGVRELVTHIENLVIQTLADLGIQSAARPDAPGVYVEGKKICSLGLRIRKGCSFHGLALNIDMDLSPFLRINPCGYAGMEMVQVADFTTQEQRANLEQVLVTHLTKLLGYSDITETTESYE; from the coding sequence TTGCCTAGTCCAACTGACCTCGAACAACGCCTAGAGATTAAATTCCTAGGTCGACAGGATTACCTTCCAGTTTGGGAAAAGATGCATCAATTTACCGATGAGCGTGATGAGAACACCGCCGACCAGGTGTGGATCGTCGAGCACAATCCTGTATTTACACAGGGACAAGCGGGTAAAGAAGAGCATGTCCTAAACGCAGGTGACATCCCTATCGTAAAAAGCGATCGTGGCGGTCAGGTGACCTATCATGGCCCGGGCCAGATGGTGGTCTATTTCCTTTTGAACCTGCGCCGTAAAGGCATTGGGGTTCGCGAGCTGGTCACTCACATTGAGAATCTAGTCATTCAAACCCTTGCCGACTTGGGTATTCAATCGGCAGCACGACCAGACGCCCCTGGCGTCTACGTTGAGGGTAAGAAGATCTGTTCACTGGGGTTGAGGATCCGTAAAGGGTGTTCATTCCACGGTCTGGCGCTAAACATCGATATGGATTTGTCGCCATTTTTGCGTATTAACCCATGTGGCTACGCAGGAATGGAAATGGTGCAGGTTGCTGACTTCACCACGCAGGAGCAGAGAGCCAACCTAGAGCAGGTATTGGTAACACATCTAACCAAGCTTCTTGGTTATTCGGACATTACAGAAACGACAGAAAGTTATGAGTAA
- a CDS encoding septal ring lytic transglycosylase RlpA family protein, translated as MEKRSFLLAGLFALLLAGCSSSDSERYAINQDIPPDAPITLDHIEDATPRYEPYSLGGNKDYTVLGKSYSVIDNPQGFKQKGKASWYGKKFHGHLTSNGETYDMYSMSAAHKTLPIPSYVKVTNLDNGKTAVVRVNDRGPFHDGRIIDLSYAAATKLGVIQSGVANVEIEHIDTSAHKKPKTSSHPKFIIQVASLSNAENSQKLADKLSKDYQQPSFVESKDKTNRIFVGPISEANTAQDVLKKLKQDGFTSAFIKKHKVQ; from the coding sequence ATGGAAAAACGTTCTTTTTTGCTGGCAGGGCTGTTTGCTCTGCTACTGGCAGGATGCTCAAGCTCAGACAGCGAGCGCTACGCGATCAACCAAGACATCCCGCCGGATGCACCCATCACTTTGGACCATATTGAGGACGCCACTCCTCGCTATGAGCCATATAGCCTTGGTGGAAACAAAGATTACACGGTTTTAGGCAAGTCCTATTCTGTGATAGATAATCCGCAGGGATTCAAGCAGAAAGGCAAAGCGTCCTGGTACGGCAAGAAGTTTCATGGTCACCTCACCTCAAATGGGGAGACCTATGACATGTACTCCATGAGTGCGGCTCACAAAACCCTGCCCATACCTAGCTATGTGAAGGTAACCAATCTCGACAATGGTAAAACCGCTGTGGTTCGTGTTAACGACCGCGGTCCGTTTCACGATGGTCGAATCATTGACCTAAGCTACGCCGCTGCGACGAAGTTGGGGGTTATCCAATCGGGTGTGGCCAATGTGGAGATAGAGCACATTGACACCTCGGCGCATAAAAAGCCAAAGACCTCCTCTCACCCTAAATTTATCATCCAGGTGGCAAGTCTCAGCAATGCTGAGAACTCGCAAAAGCTGGCGGATAAATTAAGCAAAGACTATCAACAACCGAGTTTTGTAGAATCAAAGGATAAAACGAATCGAATTTTTGTTGGTCCAATTTCAGAGGCGAACACTGCACAAGATGTGCTTAAAAAATTAAAACAGGATGGATTTACCTCGGCTTTCATCAAAAAGCACAAGGTTCAATAA
- a CDS encoding serine hydrolase: MKSVIATAALATLAVSTAHAAPIVMPDPPSIAANGFVLMDYNSGKVLAEKEMNTQLHPASLTKMMTSYVIGQELKRGNISKDDEVVISKNAWAKNFPDSSKMFIEVGTTVTVDQLNHGIIIQSGNDACVAMAEHVAGSEDAFVDLMNAWAKTLGMTNTHFANVHGLDNDNLYSTPYDLALLGQALIRDVPEEYALYSEKQFTYNGITQYNRNGLLWDKSMNVDGIKTGHTSKAGYSLVSSGTEGQMRLIAVVMGTKSANARKAESKKLLNYGFRFFETVAPHKKGEVFAEEKIWMGNKDTVKLGLAEDTYVTLPRGVAKDLQASFVLDKELKAPIKEGDVVGRVFYQVDGEDIAEYPLLALEDVDEGGLFSRLIDYIVLLFKSWF, encoded by the coding sequence ATGAAATCTGTCATCGCGACAGCAGCACTCGCTACACTGGCTGTTTCTACAGCGCACGCTGCACCTATCGTAATGCCAGATCCGCCGTCAATCGCGGCAAATGGATTTGTGCTAATGGACTACAACTCAGGCAAAGTCCTAGCCGAAAAAGAAATGAACACTCAGCTGCACCCAGCAAGCTTGACCAAGATGATGACTAGCTATGTTATCGGTCAAGAGCTTAAGCGCGGTAACATCTCTAAAGATGACGAAGTGGTGATAAGCAAGAACGCTTGGGCCAAGAACTTCCCGGATTCTTCAAAGATGTTCATCGAAGTGGGTACTACGGTAACCGTAGATCAGCTAAACCACGGCATCATCATCCAATCGGGTAATGACGCATGTGTGGCTATGGCTGAACACGTTGCCGGTTCTGAAGACGCTTTCGTTGACCTGATGAACGCATGGGCAAAGACTCTGGGTATGACTAACACCCATTTTGCTAACGTTCACGGTCTGGACAACGATAACCTGTACTCGACTCCTTACGACCTAGCGCTACTTGGCCAAGCGCTTATCCGTGATGTGCCAGAGGAATACGCGCTATACAGCGAGAAGCAGTTTACCTACAACGGCATCACGCAGTACAACCGTAACGGTCTGCTGTGGGATAAGAGCATGAACGTGGACGGCATCAAAACCGGTCACACCAGCAAAGCGGGTTATAGCCTAGTAAGCTCAGGTACCGAAGGCCAAATGCGCCTAATCGCAGTTGTGATGGGTACTAAGAGCGCTAACGCACGTAAAGCTGAGAGCAAAAAGCTTCTTAACTACGGCTTCCGCTTCTTCGAAACCGTTGCTCCTCACAAAAAAGGTGAAGTGTTTGCTGAAGAGAAAATCTGGATGGGCAACAAGGACACAGTTAAGCTTGGCCTAGCTGAAGATACCTATGTGACTCTTCCACGCGGCGTTGCTAAAGATCTTCAAGCGAGCTTCGTTCTTGATAAAGAGCTGAAAGCACCAATCAAAGAAGGTGATGTAGTGGGTCGCGTATTCTACCAAGTAGATGGCGAAGACATTGCAGAATACCCGCTTCTAGCACTAGAAGACGTAGATGAAGGTGGATTATTCAGCCGCTTGATCGACTACATCGTTCTGCTGTTCAAGAGCTGGTTCTAA
- the rodA gene encoding rod shape-determining protein RodA, with protein sequence MKLDPETGKNRSLFERMHLDLPLILGILLLMGFALLIMYSASGQSMAMMERQMARMALSLGVMVILAQITPRTYETLAPLLFTGGLILLLGVLFFGEASKGAQRWLNLGFIRFQPSELMKLAVPLMVARYIGNRPLPPTFRVLLTSLILVVLPTILIAKQPDLGTSILIAASGIFVIFLAGISWKIIATAAISIGAFIPILWFFLMREYQKVRVRTLFDPESDPLGAGYHIIQSKIAIGSGGLTGKGWLQGTQSQLEFLPERHTDFIFAVIAEEWGMIGVLGLLSIYLFIIGRGLYLSSQAQTAFGRMMAGSIVLSFFVYVFVNIGMVSGILPVVGVPLPLVSYGGTSMVTLMAGFGILMSIQTHRKMLSKAT encoded by the coding sequence ATGAAACTAGACCCAGAAACAGGCAAAAACCGCTCCCTGTTCGAGCGTATGCACTTAGACCTACCGCTTATCCTCGGCATACTTCTGCTGATGGGATTTGCGCTACTCATCATGTACAGCGCAAGTGGTCAAAGCATGGCTATGATGGAACGTCAGATGGCGCGTATGGCGCTATCACTGGGCGTTATGGTCATACTGGCACAGATCACTCCAAGGACCTATGAAACCTTAGCCCCACTGCTGTTTACTGGCGGCTTGATATTGCTGCTCGGGGTGCTCTTCTTTGGTGAAGCCTCCAAGGGTGCACAGCGCTGGCTAAACCTTGGTTTTATTCGCTTTCAGCCGTCAGAACTAATGAAACTGGCGGTGCCACTTATGGTGGCTCGCTATATCGGCAACCGCCCACTTCCACCTACCTTTAGGGTGCTGTTAACCTCTTTGATACTGGTGGTGCTGCCGACCATATTGATCGCCAAACAACCCGATCTAGGTACCTCGATTCTTATCGCGGCCTCAGGCATCTTCGTTATCTTCCTTGCGGGTATCAGCTGGAAAATCATTGCCACCGCGGCTATCTCCATCGGTGCCTTTATCCCAATACTTTGGTTCTTCCTGATGCGGGAGTATCAAAAGGTGCGAGTGAGAACCCTATTCGATCCAGAGTCGGACCCATTGGGCGCTGGCTATCACATCATCCAAAGTAAGATAGCCATCGGTTCTGGTGGTCTAACAGGTAAGGGTTGGCTACAAGGCACGCAATCACAGCTTGAGTTCTTGCCGGAGCGACATACTGACTTTATCTTTGCGGTTATCGCCGAAGAATGGGGCATGATAGGTGTACTTGGCCTGCTCTCAATCTATCTGTTCATAATAGGTCGTGGCCTTTACCTATCTAGCCAAGCGCAAACGGCGTTTGGTCGCATGATGGCAGGCAGTATCGTTCTCAGCTTCTTTGTATATGTTTTCGTTAACATAGGCATGGTAAGTGGCATCTTGCCTGTGGTGGGTGTTCCCCTGCCACTAGTGAGCTACGGTGGTACCTCTATGGTGACCCTGATGGCCGGCTTCGGGATACTGATGTCGATACAAACTCATAGGAAAATGCTTTCTAAGGCAACTTAA
- the rlmH gene encoding 23S rRNA (pseudouridine(1915)-N(3))-methyltransferase RlmH, translated as MKIQLIAVGTKMPKWVEEGFNEYKRRFPNDMPLELIEIPAGKRGKNADIARILQKEGEAMLAAVPKGNRIVTLDIPGKPWDTPQLAKQLDKWKLDARDVSILIGGPEGLAPACKAAAEQSWSLSPLTLPHPLVRVVMAESLYRAWSINANHPYHRE; from the coding sequence GTGAAAATCCAGCTGATTGCGGTTGGCACTAAAATGCCAAAATGGGTTGAAGAAGGCTTTAACGAATACAAACGTCGCTTTCCTAACGATATGCCTCTAGAGCTTATCGAAATCCCAGCAGGAAAGCGTGGCAAGAATGCCGATATCGCGCGCATCTTGCAAAAAGAAGGGGAAGCCATGCTAGCGGCGGTCCCTAAGGGTAACCGTATCGTTACTCTGGATATCCCAGGCAAACCTTGGGACACCCCACAACTGGCTAAGCAACTGGATAAATGGAAGCTAGATGCTCGGGATGTATCCATCCTGATTGGTGGCCCTGAGGGGTTAGCACCGGCTTGTAAGGCTGCAGCAGAACAGAGTTGGTCTCTGTCTCCCCTAACCCTTCCACATCCATTGGTTCGAGTGGTGATGGCTGAGAGCCTCTACCGCGCTTGGAGCATCAACGCTAACCATCCTTATCACCGCGAGTAA
- the mrdA gene encoding penicillin-binding protein 2, which yields MLRKRTQIRDHVFESRLFRSRAAVSFIGIVLLVGALVLNLYHIQVNQYQDYRTRSNDNRIKVVPIAPNRGLIYDRNGVVLAENRPVFSLEITPEKVSSIDDTIAGLRKILQISDDQVEAFQRERRRTHRFKSIPLMNQMTEEQVAKFSVHQYDFPGVEVNATLKRFYPYGEVLTHVLGYVSRINDRDMQRLIREDKEQDYKATKDIGKLGIERYYEDVLHGKPGYQEVEVNSRGRIIRTLKYEPPIPGDDIVLNIDIKLQKYLFNLLDNYRGSAVVLDPKTDAVLAMVSSPSYDPNAFVHGISGKAYRSLLNDKNRPLVNRATLGIYPPASTVKPFIAVAALQEKVITPNTTRNDPGYWRIPNSKTRPFRDWLRWGHGVVDIEKALEESVDTFFYQIAYDLGIDRLSTWMQQFGFGDYSGIDLYEESKANMPTREWKMARHRTPWYKGDTIPVGIGQGYWTATPIQIAKATSVLINDGKVMAPQLLHSKIHHSDEGNTEEVAEVETFPPITGVEDRYWDISKRGMYLVNHGKKGTARRSFQGTSYKSAGKSGTAQVFGLAEDQEYNADEIAEHLRDHALFTGYAPFDDPQVIVTVVLENAGGGSSHGAPVVRRIFDHILLRDRYDYIESEK from the coding sequence ATGTTACGCAAACGCACCCAAATCCGAGATCATGTGTTCGAGTCTCGACTGTTCCGCAGTCGAGCCGCGGTCTCGTTTATCGGTATCGTACTTCTGGTTGGGGCGCTTGTCCTCAACCTGTACCACATTCAGGTAAACCAATACCAAGACTACCGCACCCGCTCCAACGATAACCGTATCAAGGTTGTTCCTATCGCCCCAAACCGCGGGCTTATCTATGATAGAAATGGTGTAGTGCTGGCTGAAAACCGCCCAGTATTTAGCCTAGAGATCACGCCTGAAAAGGTCTCTAGCATAGATGACACTATCGCTGGTTTGCGCAAGATCTTGCAGATCAGTGACGATCAGGTGGAAGCCTTCCAGCGAGAGCGTCGACGCACCCACAGATTCAAGTCAATTCCACTAATGAATCAGATGACCGAAGAGCAAGTAGCTAAGTTCTCGGTACATCAATATGACTTCCCTGGGGTTGAGGTTAACGCCACCCTAAAACGCTTCTACCCGTATGGTGAGGTGCTTACCCATGTGCTTGGCTATGTGTCGCGTATCAATGACCGCGATATGCAGCGCTTGATCCGCGAAGACAAAGAGCAGGATTACAAGGCGACCAAGGATATCGGTAAATTGGGTATAGAGCGCTATTACGAAGACGTGCTTCACGGCAAGCCTGGCTATCAGGAGGTTGAGGTCAACAGCCGCGGTCGTATCATTCGCACCCTCAAGTATGAGCCACCGATTCCTGGCGACGATATCGTTCTCAACATAGATATCAAGCTGCAGAAATACTTGTTTAATCTACTCGATAACTATCGTGGCAGCGCCGTAGTTCTCGACCCTAAAACCGACGCGGTACTGGCTATGGTTTCTAGCCCTAGCTATGACCCGAACGCCTTTGTTCACGGTATATCTGGCAAGGCCTATCGTTCACTACTGAATGATAAGAACCGCCCTCTGGTAAACCGAGCAACTCTTGGTATCTATCCACCCGCCTCGACGGTGAAACCGTTTATCGCGGTGGCGGCTCTACAAGAAAAGGTGATTACGCCGAATACTACGCGAAACGACCCAGGTTATTGGCGTATTCCTAACTCCAAGACACGACCATTTCGTGACTGGCTACGTTGGGGGCACGGCGTAGTGGACATTGAAAAAGCACTGGAAGAGTCAGTAGATACCTTCTTCTATCAGATCGCTTATGACCTTGGTATCGACCGCCTATCGACCTGGATGCAACAATTCGGCTTTGGTGACTATTCGGGTATCGACCTGTATGAAGAGAGTAAGGCCAACATGCCGACTCGTGAGTGGAAAATGGCGCGACACCGCACCCCTTGGTACAAGGGCGATACTATCCCTGTAGGTATCGGTCAGGGTTATTGGACAGCAACGCCTATCCAAATCGCGAAAGCGACCTCTGTACTTATCAATGATGGTAAGGTGATGGCGCCACAACTGCTTCACTCTAAGATCCATCACAGCGATGAAGGAAACACAGAGGAAGTGGCTGAGGTTGAAACCTTCCCGCCGATCACTGGGGTAGAAGATAGATATTGGGATATCTCTAAACGAGGCATGTATCTAGTAAACCATGGTAAGAAGGGTACCGCGCGTCGTTCTTTCCAAGGCACGTCATATAAAAGTGCCGGTAAGTCAGGTACGGCTCAGGTATTTGGTCTTGCAGAAGACCAAGAGTACAACGCCGACGAGATCGCTGAGCACCTGCGAGACCACGCTTTGTTTACTGGTTATGCGCCGTTTGATGACCCTCAGGTTATCGTAACCGTGGTACTAGAAAACGCCGGCGGTGGTTCGAGCCATGGTGCACCTGTGGTGCGTCGTATCTTCGACCATATCCTGCTTAGGGACCGCTACGACTATATTGAGTCTGAGAAATGA
- the holA gene encoding DNA polymerase III subunit delta, with protein sequence MRIFADKLAAQLQRQLHCIYLLFGAEPLLIQESRDLIKQTAEKQGYSERFRFDINAQTPWDEIFDACNAMSLFSERKIIELDLPESGASQAIAKNLMSLQELLNEDVILVITGSKLTKAQENAKWFKALNSQGVWVSCLTPDIQRLPQFVQQRCYSLGLQADHEALQMLAQWHEGNLLALNQSLEKLKLLYPDGQLTLVRIESALSRHNHFNAFHWIDAMLAGKAKRSQRILKQLSAEGVEGVILLRTLQKELNTLMTYQKELKSKSLQQVFDQYRVWNNKRPLYTAALNRHSMQSLYQIWSELAELEIIAKTDYDTPVWPRLTQVTLSLSQTGALPFTQA encoded by the coding sequence ATGCGTATCTTCGCCGATAAGCTCGCTGCACAGCTTCAGCGCCAACTGCACTGTATCTATCTGCTGTTTGGTGCTGAGCCCCTGCTCATCCAAGAGTCCCGCGACCTGATCAAGCAGACGGCTGAAAAGCAAGGTTATAGCGAGCGGTTCCGTTTCGATATCAATGCTCAAACCCCATGGGATGAGATCTTTGATGCTTGCAACGCCATGAGCCTGTTCAGCGAGCGCAAGATCATTGAACTAGACCTGCCTGAGTCTGGTGCCAGTCAAGCCATTGCTAAGAACCTAATGTCGCTACAAGAGCTTCTCAATGAAGACGTCATTCTTGTGATTACGGGGAGCAAGCTAACTAAGGCGCAAGAAAATGCTAAGTGGTTTAAGGCACTAAACAGCCAAGGTGTGTGGGTTTCATGCCTGACTCCTGATATACAGCGACTGCCTCAGTTTGTTCAGCAGCGTTGCTACTCCCTTGGACTGCAAGCCGACCATGAAGCCTTGCAGATGCTGGCTCAGTGGCATGAAGGCAACCTGCTTGCCCTGAACCAGAGCCTTGAAAAGCTTAAGCTCCTCTATCCAGATGGTCAGCTTACTTTAGTACGCATCGAATCGGCGCTGAGCCGCCACAACCACTTCAATGCCTTTCATTGGATTGATGCCATGCTGGCAGGCAAAGCAAAGCGCAGTCAGCGAATCCTAAAGCAACTCTCTGCTGAAGGCGTTGAAGGTGTAATTCTATTGCGCACATTGCAAAAAGAGCTCAATACTCTGATGACCTATCAAAAGGAGCTTAAGAGCAAGAGCCTGCAACAGGTATTCGACCAATACCGCGTGTGGAACAACAAGCGCCCACTGTATACAGCAGCGTTAAATCGTCATTCTATGCAGTCTTTGTATCAGATTTGGTCTGAACTGGCTGAATTAGAGATAATTGCCAAAACCGATTACGACACTCCTGTGTGGCCAAGATTAACTCAGGTGACCCTGAGCCTAAGCCAAACAGGGGCTCTCCCCTTCACTCAAGCTTGA
- the rsfS gene encoding ribosome silencing factor yields MQGEQLKDFLADKADDMKAQDIVTLDVKGKSSVTDYMVICTGTSKRHVASIADHIAIESKKEGIEPLGVDGEQEGEWVVVDMGSTMVHVMQEEHRELYQLEKLWG; encoded by the coding sequence TTGCAAGGCGAACAACTAAAAGATTTCCTAGCTGATAAAGCGGATGACATGAAAGCACAAGACATTGTCACTCTAGACGTTAAGGGCAAGTCTAGCGTTACCGACTATATGGTTATCTGCACCGGAACATCTAAACGTCACGTAGCCTCAATCGCTGACCATATCGCTATCGAGTCCAAGAAAGAAGGCATTGAGCCACTTGGCGTGGATGGCGAGCAAGAAGGTGAATGGGTTGTTGTAGATATGGGTTCTACTATGGTTCACGTGATGCAAGAAGAGCATCGTGAGCTGTATCAACTTGAAAAGCTGTGGGGCTAA